A stretch of Chloracidobacterium validum DNA encodes these proteins:
- the cas5 gene encoding type I-MYXAN CRISPR-associated protein Cas5/Cmx5/DevS, with the protein MITLRIEVPYASFRKSYARAFAETYPLPTPATVYGMLLSLVGERFRARHQGVRLAFAFSGKYEDDRPRQSPFPKIAMTVRKLSRYKYGVPAKQSKLGNTLDYIETLCDLEFLCWVDSQSETNNPPNLETRITTALTQPESVTRYGVLSLGLSDDAVNDVRLVAGVNYGCWHWLRPHPAGSLELPIWVDHVGSAGTRWQRYDLETEPSQFPLEPSEQHWTLIMPPN; encoded by the coding sequence GTGATTACGCTGCGCATCGAAGTCCCCTACGCAAGCTTCCGCAAATCCTATGCCCGCGCCTTTGCGGAGACTTACCCGCTGCCAACGCCGGCCACGGTTTACGGCATGCTGCTGTCGTTGGTTGGAGAACGTTTTCGCGCGCGGCATCAAGGCGTCCGGTTAGCCTTTGCCTTCAGCGGAAAGTATGAAGATGACCGACCACGGCAATCACCGTTTCCAAAAATAGCAATGACGGTGCGCAAGTTGAGCCGTTACAAATACGGTGTTCCGGCGAAACAATCGAAGCTGGGTAACACGCTCGACTACATTGAGACCCTGTGCGACTTGGAGTTTCTCTGTTGGGTTGACTCCCAGTCGGAAACCAACAACCCGCCAAACCTCGAAACCCGCATCACCACGGCGCTGACACAGCCGGAGAGCGTGACCCGGTATGGCGTGTTGAGCCTGGGCCTCAGTGATGACGCGGTGAACGATGTGAGGCTTGTCGCCGGAGTCAACTACGGTTGTTGGCACTGGCTTCGTCCGCATCCAGCCGGTTCACTGGAACTACCGATTTGGGTCGATCATGTCGGGTCGGCTGGTACGCGCTGGCAACGTTACGATCTGGAAACAGAACCAAGCCAGTTCCCTCTCGAACCTTCGGAACAACACTGGACACTGATTATGCCGCCGAACTGA